A section of the Planctomycetia bacterium genome encodes:
- the fadJ gene encoding fatty acid oxidation complex subunit alpha, with the protein MPTASTAPGTTRTTVALDRHDDGLVTLAFAVPDHRYNVITPQVIADLATAIDAIEGLSGSQYLRGVVLLSGRPGSFFAGADVARLEKLRLLPEAEIAAICDAGRGLFARLSAASWPSVAIIDGVCLGGGLELALACDLRIATAATHTSLGFPEVKLGLLPGWGGTVRLPRLIGPGPAVELIAAGEPISGTAAERAGLVDACVPAEQALETARRMIDAWRAGNRIAARRRRQAERIDIHPIERDFLEATSSAVILGRTGGHYPAPPRILETILAGAEVDAAAAGRIESEAFARLARTPVATQLLRVFQIGERNRRDSGVATTAETAAGATPEAAPLASAAIIGAGIMGAGIAAAHLRAGLPVTLCDVNAAVVEGAVPEILAEAAWDRATRATDPAAALALAGRLRTATSTAAAAGADLVIESVTERTDVKRQVLVDIERVVSPTTIIATNTSTNPIARLAEPLADPARFCGMHFFNPVRRMTLVEVVRGPATSDATVAAVVAHAKRLGKCPIVVRDSPGFLVNRVLNPYLHEAVELVREGIDWRRIDRVARSFGMPLGPLELYDLIGLDTAFYAGLVMNAAYGDRIEASPVIPALVKAGRLGHKSGAGFFRYDVSRGKPRTLGPDDAGREIVARYAVAPRASDDRTIVDRLLLPMLLEALRALDEEIVRDGRDIDLAVIHALGFPPFRGGLLAWADTLGAAEILRRLEPLADLGPRMHPTPRLRAIAASGGRFTL; encoded by the coding sequence ATGCCGACAGCCTCGACCGCACCCGGGACCACGCGCACGACGGTTGCCCTCGACCGGCACGACGACGGGCTCGTGACCCTCGCTTTCGCGGTCCCCGACCACCGTTACAACGTGATCACGCCGCAGGTGATCGCCGATCTGGCTACCGCGATCGACGCGATCGAGGGCCTGAGCGGCAGCCAGTACCTGCGCGGCGTCGTCCTGCTCTCGGGCCGACCGGGGTCGTTCTTCGCCGGAGCCGACGTCGCCCGGCTGGAAAAACTTCGCCTCCTGCCCGAGGCCGAGATCGCGGCCATCTGCGACGCCGGCCGCGGCCTGTTCGCCCGTCTTTCGGCCGCGAGCTGGCCGAGCGTGGCGATCATCGACGGCGTCTGCCTCGGCGGCGGACTGGAACTGGCGCTGGCCTGCGACCTGCGCATCGCGACGGCGGCCACTCACACGTCGCTCGGGTTTCCCGAGGTCAAGCTCGGCCTCCTGCCCGGCTGGGGCGGCACGGTGCGCTTGCCGCGGCTGATCGGCCCGGGTCCTGCCGTGGAGTTGATCGCGGCTGGTGAGCCGATCAGCGGCACCGCGGCCGAGCGGGCCGGCCTCGTCGATGCCTGCGTGCCCGCCGAGCAGGCGCTGGAAACCGCGCGCCGCATGATCGACGCCTGGCGGGCCGGCAACCGGATCGCCGCCCGCCGCCGGCGGCAGGCCGAACGCATCGACATCCACCCGATCGAGCGCGACTTCCTCGAGGCGACGTCGTCGGCCGTGATCCTCGGCCGCACCGGCGGCCACTATCCGGCGCCGCCGCGCATCCTGGAGACGATCCTCGCCGGCGCGGAGGTGGACGCCGCCGCAGCCGGTCGGATCGAATCGGAAGCATTCGCGCGGCTCGCGCGGACGCCGGTGGCCACGCAGTTGCTGCGGGTGTTCCAGATCGGGGAGCGGAACCGGCGCGACAGTGGCGTGGCGACGACCGCCGAGACGGCCGCGGGCGCGACGCCGGAGGCCGCCCCGCTCGCCTCGGCCGCCATCATCGGCGCCGGCATCATGGGCGCGGGCATCGCCGCGGCCCACCTCCGCGCCGGCCTGCCGGTGACGCTCTGCGACGTGAACGCGGCGGTGGTCGAGGGGGCCGTGCCGGAGATTCTCGCCGAGGCGGCCTGGGATCGGGCGACGCGGGCCACCGACCCGGCCGCGGCCCTGGCCCTCGCCGGCCGGCTGCGGACCGCGACCTCGACGGCCGCGGCGGCCGGCGCCGATCTCGTCATCGAGAGCGTCACCGAGCGAACCGACGTCAAGCGGCAGGTGCTCGTCGACATCGAGCGGGTGGTGTCGCCGACGACGATCATCGCCACCAACACCTCGACGAACCCGATCGCCCGGCTGGCCGAGCCGCTCGCCGACCCGGCCCGGTTCTGCGGCATGCACTTCTTCAATCCCGTCCGGCGCATGACGCTCGTCGAGGTGGTCCGCGGTCCGGCCACGAGCGACGCCACCGTCGCCGCCGTCGTCGCCCACGCGAAGCGGCTCGGCAAGTGCCCGATCGTCGTCCGCGACAGCCCGGGATTCCTCGTCAACCGGGTGCTCAATCCCTACCTGCACGAGGCGGTGGAACTGGTCCGCGAGGGAATCGACTGGCGCCGGATCGACCGCGTGGCCCGCAGCTTCGGCATGCCGCTCGGCCCGCTCGAGCTCTACGACCTGATCGGCCTCGACACCGCCTTCTACGCCGGGCTCGTCATGAACGCCGCCTACGGCGACCGGATCGAGGCCTCACCGGTGATTCCCGCGCTCGTCAAGGCGGGCCGGCTCGGCCACAAGTCTGGCGCGGGCTTCTTTCGCTACGACGTCTCGCGGGGCAAGCCGCGCACTCTCGGCCCCGACGACGCCGGCCGGGAGATCGTCGCCCGCTACGCCGTGGCCCCGCGGGCCAGCGACGACCGCACGATCGTCGATCGGCTCCTGTTGCCGATGCTCCTCGAGGCGCTGCGGGCCCTCGACGAGGAGATCGTGCGCGACGGCCGCGACATCGACCTGGCAGTGATCCACGCCCTCGGCTTCCCGCCGTTCCGCGGCGGCCTCCTCGCCTGGGCCGACACACTCGGCGCGGCGGAGATCCTGCGCCGGCTCGAGCCACTGGCGGATCTCGGCCCGCGGATGCATCCCACACCCCGCCTGCGGGCCATCGCCGCGAGCGGCGGACGGTTCACGCTCTAG
- the fadA gene encoding 3-ketoacyl-CoA thiolase: MHHAPPSHPETTPVIVACCRTAIGRAHAERGLFRNVRGDELLAAVIAEAVARSGVDPATIEDVIVGVTQQRGELGGNVARTAALMAGLPLSVAGTTVNRLCGSSLQALAQACHAIAAGAENVQVVAGVEHMHHLPMESAVDIHPRALARSSRGMLSMGLTAEHLAAAHGIDRRRQEAYALESHARAARAEDAGLFDDEIVRIFGHDEAGAAVEAAADQSIRRDTTLESMAALEPVFLPRIGTITAATSAPVSDGAAAVVVMSLAEARRQGLAALARVVASAVVGVPPAAMGTGPIAATRKLLGRGAAAGIALADVDRVEINEAFAAQVIHCIDELGLDPARVNVRGGGLALGHPLGATGARIMTTLVHELAGGGGRLGLATMCIGLGQGIAVLVERLE, encoded by the coding sequence ATGCATCACGCCCCGCCCAGCCATCCCGAGACGACACCCGTGATCGTCGCCTGCTGCCGCACGGCGATCGGCCGGGCGCATGCCGAGCGCGGCCTGTTTCGCAATGTCCGCGGCGACGAGCTGCTGGCGGCCGTGATCGCCGAAGCGGTGGCCCGCAGCGGCGTCGATCCGGCCACGATCGAGGACGTGATCGTCGGCGTTACGCAGCAGCGCGGCGAACTGGGAGGCAACGTCGCCCGCACCGCCGCCCTGATGGCGGGGTTGCCGCTGTCCGTCGCCGGCACGACGGTCAACCGGCTCTGCGGCTCGTCGCTCCAGGCGCTCGCCCAGGCCTGCCACGCGATCGCGGCGGGCGCCGAGAACGTGCAGGTGGTCGCCGGCGTGGAGCACATGCACCACCTGCCGATGGAGTCGGCCGTCGACATCCATCCGCGGGCCCTCGCCCGCTCCAGCCGCGGGATGCTGTCGATGGGGCTGACGGCCGAGCACCTCGCCGCCGCGCACGGCATCGATCGACGCCGGCAGGAGGCCTACGCGCTGGAGAGCCATGCCCGGGCGGCACGGGCCGAAGACGCCGGCCTGTTCGACGACGAGATCGTGCGCATCTTCGGCCACGACGAGGCGGGGGCGGCGGTCGAGGCCGCGGCCGACCAGTCGATCCGGCGCGACACGACCCTCGAGAGCATGGCCGCGCTCGAGCCAGTGTTCTTGCCGCGGATCGGCACGATCACCGCCGCGACGAGCGCGCCTGTGAGCGACGGGGCCGCCGCGGTCGTGGTCATGTCGCTCGCCGAGGCCCGGCGCCAGGGGCTCGCGGCGCTGGCCCGCGTCGTGGCCAGCGCCGTGGTCGGCGTGCCGCCGGCCGCGATGGGGACCGGTCCCATCGCCGCCACGCGAAAGCTCCTCGGCCGCGGCGCGGCGGCCGGGATCGCACTTGCGGACGTCGACCGCGTCGAGATCAACGAGGCGTTCGCGGCCCAGGTGATCCACTGCATCGACGAGCTCGGGCTCGATCCCGCGCGGGTCAACGTCCGCGGCGGCGGGCTCGCGCTCGGTCATCCGCTGGGGGCGACGGGCGCCCGAATCATGACCACGCTCGTTCACGAGCTGGCCGGCGGCGGCGGCCGGCTCGGCCTGGCGACGATGTGCATCGGCCTCGGCCAGGGGATCGCGGTGCTCGTGGAACGGCTGGAGTGA
- the argD gene encoding acetylornithine aminotransferase yields MATIDQPSTAIGAKTQAVIDTFSRYVVPNYRRFPVCLVRGAGSRVWDAEGNEYLDLFPGWGCNLLGHCPGPVVRAVQEQVARLIHVPNTWYTEPQGEWAQLLAERSFGGQAFFCNSGTEANEAAIKLVRLRTDGRKYKIVTFSGGFHGRTMGSVTATAQPKYHEGLGPMLAGFHYVPHGDLEAVERVIDDQTGAILVEPILGEGGVVPAPPGFLEGLRRIADDRDLLLVFDEVQSGCGRTGRWFGYQHFGVVPDVITLAKSLCAGIAGGALLTTAELARHLRPGMHAATFGGNPVAAAAGIAAVRMIEDEGLLGNVERAASDFRGRLEVLQARCPAVRAVRVIGMMIGIELSIDGAAVVQECLDRQLLVNCTQGRVIRLLPAINITPAEVAEGCDRLCAAIEAVVERTAGG; encoded by the coding sequence ATGGCCACCATCGATCAGCCGTCCACCGCGATCGGAGCGAAGACGCAGGCCGTCATCGACACGTTCTCCCGCTACGTCGTCCCCAACTACCGCCGGTTTCCGGTGTGCCTCGTTCGCGGCGCCGGCTCCCGGGTGTGGGATGCCGAGGGCAACGAGTACCTCGACCTGTTCCCGGGCTGGGGCTGCAACCTGCTCGGGCACTGCCCCGGCCCGGTCGTCCGTGCGGTGCAGGAGCAGGTGGCCCGGCTGATCCATGTGCCCAACACCTGGTACACCGAGCCGCAGGGGGAGTGGGCCCAGTTGCTCGCCGAGCGTTCCTTCGGCGGCCAGGCCTTCTTCTGCAATTCCGGCACCGAGGCCAACGAGGCCGCGATCAAGCTCGTCCGCCTCCGGACCGACGGCCGGAAGTACAAGATCGTCACCTTCAGCGGCGGCTTCCACGGCCGCACGATGGGGAGCGTGACGGCCACCGCGCAGCCCAAGTACCACGAGGGCCTGGGGCCGATGCTCGCGGGCTTCCACTATGTCCCCCACGGCGACCTGGAGGCGGTGGAACGGGTCATCGACGACCAGACCGGCGCGATTCTCGTGGAGCCGATCCTCGGCGAGGGGGGCGTGGTGCCGGCGCCGCCGGGCTTCCTCGAAGGGCTGCGCCGGATCGCCGACGACCGCGACCTGCTCCTCGTGTTCGACGAGGTGCAGTCGGGCTGCGGCCGCACCGGCCGCTGGTTCGGCTACCAGCACTTCGGCGTCGTGCCCGACGTGATCACGCTTGCCAAGAGCCTGTGCGCCGGCATCGCCGGCGGCGCGCTGCTCACGACCGCCGAACTCGCCAGGCACCTCCGGCCCGGCATGCATGCCGCGACCTTCGGTGGCAACCCGGTGGCCGCCGCGGCGGGCATCGCCGCGGTGCGGATGATCGAGGACGAGGGGCTGCTCGGCAACGTGGAGCGGGCGGCATCCGACTTCCGCGGCCGGCTCGAGGTCCTCCAGGCCCGGTGTCCGGCCGTCCGCGCCGTCCGCGTCATCGGCATGATGATCGGCATCGAGCTCTCGATCGACGGTGCCGCGGTCGTGCAGGAGTGCCTCGACCGGCAGCTGCTCGTGAACTGCACGCAGGGGCGGGTGATCCGCCTGCTGCCGGCCATAAACATCACGCCCGCCGAGGTCGCGGAGGGATGCGACCGGCTCTGTGCGGCGATCGAGGCGGTCGTCGAGCGGACCGCCGGGGGCTGA
- a CDS encoding integron integrase, which yields MHYSKRTEEAYVGWLVRFIRYHGMQHPSALGGPDVEMFLSHLATDRRVAASTQNQALAAILFLYKHILDRELPTLNAVRAKRPDRLPVVLSCQEVRMVIGQLPRDPTALMVELLYGTGMRVLECCRLRIKDLDFGRNQIAVREGKGDKDRMVPLPASLVARLHDQVQRVERLHAQDLKAGFGSVWLPTALGVKYPRAARELCWQYVFPSGRLSIDPRKNDGTRQRHHVDESSLQKAVRRSATRAGIRKKVGCHTFRHSFATHLLESGADIRTVQDLLGHADVTTTQIYTHVLQRGAGGVVSPLDRL from the coding sequence TTGCATTATTCGAAGCGCACGGAGGAAGCCTATGTCGGATGGCTCGTGCGATTTATCCGGTATCACGGCATGCAGCATCCGTCAGCGCTGGGCGGACCTGACGTTGAGATGTTTCTCTCGCACCTCGCGACTGATCGCCGCGTGGCAGCCAGTACTCAAAATCAGGCACTCGCCGCCATTCTGTTTCTCTACAAGCACATTCTCGACCGCGAGTTGCCCACGCTCAACGCAGTGAGAGCAAAGCGGCCAGACCGGCTTCCGGTGGTTCTGAGCTGTCAGGAGGTGCGCATGGTGATCGGGCAGCTGCCCCGTGATCCGACTGCCCTGATGGTCGAGCTGCTGTACGGTACCGGCATGCGAGTTCTCGAGTGCTGTCGGCTCCGTATCAAGGATCTGGACTTTGGCCGTAACCAAATCGCCGTGCGTGAGGGAAAGGGAGACAAGGACCGTATGGTGCCACTGCCGGCGAGTCTCGTCGCGCGGCTGCACGATCAGGTGCAGCGAGTGGAGCGGTTGCACGCGCAGGATCTGAAGGCCGGCTTCGGCAGCGTGTGGCTGCCAACAGCGTTGGGTGTGAAATATCCGCGGGCGGCGCGGGAGTTGTGTTGGCAGTACGTGTTCCCCTCTGGGCGGCTCAGCATCGACCCCAGAAAGAACGACGGCACTCGCCAGCGGCATCATGTCGATGAGTCATCCCTGCAGAAGGCGGTGCGACGGTCGGCCACGCGGGCCGGGATCCGCAAGAAGGTTGGCTGCCACACATTCCGACACAGCTTCGCCACGCATTTGCTGGAATCGGGCGCCGACATCCGCACCGTGCAGGACCTGCTCGGTCACGCCGATGTGACCACGACGCAGATCTACACGCACGTACTCCAGCGTGGTGCGGGCGGTGTCGTCAGTCCCCTCGATCGTCTGTGA
- the argB gene encoding acetylglutamate kinase produces the protein MPSSPSVSKAQQKAIQKADTLIEALGWIRKFRDTTTVIKLGGSVVEHPDSLRHLLIDIVFLSTLGMRIVVVHGGGKAISRAMDKAGLEPRFVQGRRYTDAATLAIVEKVLATELNHELVARIEEYGGRAMSLNFLSTNVLFGERITLPGPDGDRLDLGHVGEVTRVDRLTIDNLTYAGQVPVIPSMALSTEGEKLNVNADTAATAVAAAIGAEKLVVLSDIPGVLRDVADHESLIHSLRASEARRLIADGTISAGMIPKIEGCLETLDRGVKKIHIIDGRLRHSLLLEIYTTSGVGTELTRDDAVAAGARPAAAPMAVR, from the coding sequence GTGCCCAGTTCTCCCAGCGTCAGCAAGGCCCAGCAGAAGGCGATCCAGAAGGCCGACACGCTCATCGAGGCCCTCGGCTGGATCCGCAAGTTCCGCGACACCACCACCGTGATCAAACTCGGCGGCAGTGTCGTCGAGCACCCGGACTCGCTGCGGCACCTGCTCATCGACATCGTCTTCCTGTCCACCCTCGGCATGCGGATCGTCGTCGTCCATGGCGGCGGCAAGGCGATCAGCCGGGCCATGGACAAGGCGGGGCTCGAGCCGCGGTTCGTGCAGGGCCGGCGCTACACCGACGCCGCCACGCTGGCGATCGTGGAGAAGGTGCTCGCCACCGAACTCAACCACGAACTCGTGGCCCGCATCGAGGAGTACGGCGGACGCGCCATGTCGCTCAACTTTCTCTCCACCAACGTGCTATTCGGCGAGCGAATCACGCTCCCCGGCCCGGACGGCGACCGGCTCGACCTCGGTCACGTCGGCGAGGTGACCCGCGTCGACCGCCTGACGATCGACAACCTCACCTATGCCGGCCAGGTGCCGGTGATCCCCTCGATGGCCCTGTCGACGGAGGGGGAAAAGCTGAACGTCAACGCCGACACGGCGGCCACGGCGGTCGCGGCGGCGATCGGCGCGGAGAAGCTCGTGGTCCTGAGCGACATCCCCGGCGTGCTGCGGGACGTCGCCGATCACGAGAGCCTGATCCACTCGCTCCGCGCCTCCGAGGCCCGGCGGCTGATCGCCGACGGCACCATCTCCGCCGGCATGATTCCCAAGATCGAGGGCTGCCTGGAAACCCTCGACCGGGGCGTCAAGAAGATCCACATCATCGACGGCCGGCTTCGGCACTCGCTGTTGCTCGAAATCTACACGACCAGCGGCGTGGGCACGGAACTGACACGCGACGATGCCGTCGCTGCCGGCGCCCGGCCCGCGGCCGCACCCATGGCCGTCCGCTGA
- the serS gene encoding serine--tRNA ligase: MLDRRFVADNVDLVAANCRARGSAADVPRFAALDRLRRQLQADVDRLNQQAGLVSKSIGQATDAADREAKKAEGRRLREEVSALESKAAEISAESEVILRTIPNLTHPSAPVGGEDAAVEVRRGATPLPTFDFAPRDHVDLGAGLDLFDFEAGATVAGHGFYFLKNEAVLLELALQRYAIDVLQREGFTVMTTPDLARDTILEGTGFMPRGPESQIYSITGSDLSLVATAEITLGGAYHERIFGAEELPLKLCGISHCFRTEAGAHGRATRGLYRVHQFTKVEMFAFAAPEQSAALHDTLLDLECRLFDGLGVPYRVIDTPSGDLGGPAYRKFDLEAWMPGRGAGGEWGEVTSTSNCTDYQSRRLGLRYRKPGEKGTHFVHTLNGTAIAISRGIIAILENHQNADGSVNVPEPLVPWMGKRRIEPR; the protein is encoded by the coding sequence GTGCTCGACCGCCGTTTCGTCGCCGACAACGTCGACCTCGTCGCCGCCAACTGCCGGGCCCGCGGCTCGGCCGCCGACGTGCCCCGTTTCGCCGCCCTCGACCGGCTGCGCCGCCAGCTGCAGGCCGACGTCGACCGGCTCAACCAGCAGGCCGGCCTGGTGAGCAAGTCGATCGGCCAGGCGACCGACGCCGCCGACCGCGAGGCCAAGAAGGCCGAGGGCCGCAGGCTCCGCGAGGAGGTCTCGGCCCTGGAGTCGAAGGCTGCCGAGATCTCGGCCGAGAGCGAGGTGATCCTGAGGACGATCCCCAACCTGACGCATCCATCCGCGCCCGTCGGCGGCGAGGATGCCGCCGTCGAAGTCCGGCGCGGGGCCACGCCACTGCCGACGTTCGACTTCGCCCCCCGCGACCACGTCGATCTCGGCGCCGGCCTCGACCTCTTCGACTTCGAGGCCGGGGCCACGGTCGCCGGCCACGGTTTTTACTTTCTCAAGAACGAAGCCGTGCTCCTCGAGCTCGCCCTGCAGCGGTACGCCATCGACGTCCTCCAGCGCGAGGGGTTCACCGTGATGACGACGCCCGACCTGGCCCGCGACACGATCCTCGAAGGCACCGGCTTCATGCCGCGCGGCCCGGAGTCGCAGATCTACTCGATCACCGGATCCGACCTGTCGCTCGTGGCCACGGCCGAGATCACGCTCGGGGGGGCGTACCACGAGCGGATCTTCGGCGCCGAGGAGCTGCCGCTCAAGCTCTGCGGCATCAGCCACTGCTTCCGCACGGAGGCCGGCGCTCACGGCCGGGCGACCCGCGGCCTGTACCGCGTCCACCAGTTCACGAAGGTCGAGATGTTCGCCTTCGCCGCGCCCGAGCAGAGCGCGGCGCTGCACGACACGCTCCTCGACCTGGAATGCCGTCTGTTCGACGGCCTCGGCGTTCCCTACCGGGTGATCGACACACCGTCCGGCGACCTCGGCGGACCGGCCTATCGAAAATTCGACCTCGAGGCCTGGATGCCCGGCCGCGGTGCCGGCGGCGAGTGGGGCGAGGTGACGAGCACGTCCAACTGCACCGATTACCAGTCGCGCCGGCTCGGGCTGCGATACCGAAAGCCCGGGGAGAAGGGGACGCACTTCGTCCACACGCTCAACGGCACGGCGATCGCCATCAGCCGCGGCATCATCGCGATCCTGGAAAACCACCAGAACGCCGATGGCTCGGTGAACGTGCCCGAGCCGCTCGTGCCCTGGATGGGGAAGCGCCGCATCGAGCCGCGCTAG
- the rex gene encoding redox-sensing transcriptional repressor Rex, which yields MPSDATVPKVVVNRLSLYLRELQRLVASGEHTISSGQLGTLLGFSDAQVRKDLGFFGQFGYPGVGYRCEELIRAMRDILGTNHPWAVAMVGVGNLGQALLGYRGFGRQNFRIAAAFDADPAKVGRTIQGIRVQPLAELAETVRSQGLRLGMIVVPADRAQEAADLLVAAGVEGIVNFAPVTLALPAGVENVGVDLAIELEQLSFAVTNRPGKGPAEAAPAG from the coding sequence GTGCCGTCGGATGCGACGGTTCCCAAGGTCGTCGTCAACCGGTTGTCGCTCTATCTGCGCGAACTGCAGCGACTGGTCGCGTCCGGCGAGCACACGATCTCCTCGGGGCAGTTGGGCACGTTGCTCGGCTTCAGCGACGCCCAGGTTCGCAAGGACCTCGGCTTCTTCGGGCAGTTCGGCTACCCGGGCGTCGGCTACCGCTGTGAAGAACTGATCCGGGCGATGCGGGACATCCTCGGCACGAACCACCCGTGGGCCGTGGCGATGGTCGGGGTGGGCAACCTCGGACAGGCGTTGCTCGGCTACCGCGGCTTCGGCCGGCAGAACTTCAGGATTGCCGCCGCCTTCGACGCCGATCCGGCCAAGGTGGGACGAACGATCCAGGGGATCCGTGTCCAGCCGCTCGCCGAACTGGCGGAGACCGTCCGATCCCAGGGCCTCCGCCTGGGGATGATCGTCGTGCCGGCCGATCGGGCGCAGGAAGCGGCGGATCTGCTCGTGGCCGCCGGGGTCGAAGGGATCGTGAATTTCGCCCCGGTCACGCTCGCGCTGCCCGCCGGCGTGGAGAACGTCGGCGTCGACCTCGCCATCGAACTGGAGCAGCTTTCGTTCGCGGTGACGAACCGTCCGGGCAAGGGGCCGGCCGAGGCCGCGCCGGCGGGCTAG
- the rpsA gene encoding hypothetical protein, whose translation MTSPDQSAANEPADADSSAPRRIPIGTQRPGVKPPSLAPKYQYVTPSKPVAEPADASAEPPAAAEQGADEVVAQTGAPAVVTQTGAPAVVTQTGAPAVVTQTGAAAVVGQTGAPAPAPGTSAAQPSATPGAADADDKRGRGGRRDRRRDSGNKAAFADTLPPSRRVAVPNLRADLDEELEADFEAAVAGIEVEDLLTTSASARVDAPLEPGARVNGRVLAIGPDTAFIDLGLQRQGAMKLAGLMEAGIDIPEVGQSIDVAVGARNEEDGLYDVALANRAVAVEDWSQLQAGMVVEAKVTAANKGGLECQVAGLRGFMPASLVSTWRIENLEELVGQTLESLVTELAPEARRLVLSRRAVIERQAADAKAKLLETLEPGTELDGIVRSVREFGAFVDIGNGVEGLVHVSELSWERVANPADVLQQGQKVRVVVKKIDRQTGKIGLSARDLIESPWKRAADKYHVGSTVRGTVSRIAQFGAFVRLEPGVEGLVHISELATRHIRSVGDVVREGQPVECRVLDVDPDAQRMSLSIKALAPAPASAQSAEQDAAEADEPEAVAPPAAPKRTGPLKGGLGGRSDGAKFGLKW comes from the coding sequence ATGACCAGTCCTGATCAATCAGCCGCGAACGAGCCCGCGGACGCCGATTCGTCGGCGCCGCGGCGCATCCCGATCGGCACCCAGCGGCCCGGCGTGAAGCCGCCGTCGCTGGCGCCGAAGTATCAGTACGTGACGCCGTCCAAGCCCGTGGCGGAGCCGGCCGATGCGTCCGCAGAACCGCCGGCCGCGGCAGAACAGGGAGCGGATGAGGTCGTTGCCCAGACCGGCGCACCGGCCGTCGTCACCCAGACCGGCGCACCGGCCGTCGTCACCCAGACCGGCGCACCGGCCGTCGTCACCCAGACCGGCGCAGCGGCCGTCGTCGGCCAGACCGGCGCACCGGCCCCTGCCCCCGGGACTTCCGCCGCTCAGCCGTCGGCCACACCCGGTGCCGCCGACGCCGATGACAAGCGTGGCCGGGGCGGCCGCCGCGACCGGCGCCGCGACTCGGGCAACAAGGCCGCCTTCGCCGACACGCTGCCGCCGTCGCGCCGCGTGGCCGTGCCGAATCTCCGCGCCGATCTCGACGAGGAGTTGGAAGCCGACTTCGAGGCGGCCGTGGCCGGCATCGAGGTCGAGGACCTGCTGACCACGTCCGCCTCCGCCCGCGTCGATGCCCCGCTCGAGCCGGGCGCTCGGGTCAATGGCCGCGTCCTCGCGATCGGCCCCGACACGGCGTTCATCGATCTCGGCCTGCAGCGGCAGGGGGCGATGAAGCTCGCCGGCCTGATGGAAGCCGGCATCGACATCCCGGAGGTCGGCCAGAGCATCGATGTCGCCGTCGGGGCTCGCAACGAGGAGGACGGCCTGTACGACGTCGCACTTGCCAACCGGGCGGTCGCCGTCGAGGACTGGTCGCAACTGCAGGCGGGCATGGTCGTCGAGGCCAAGGTCACGGCGGCCAACAAGGGGGGCCTGGAGTGCCAGGTGGCCGGGCTGCGCGGCTTCATGCCGGCGAGCCTGGTGAGCACGTGGCGAATCGAAAACCTCGAGGAACTCGTCGGACAGACGCTGGAAAGCCTGGTGACCGAACTCGCCCCCGAGGCCCGGCGGCTCGTGCTCTCGCGACGGGCCGTGATCGAGCGGCAGGCGGCCGATGCCAAGGCGAAGCTGCTCGAGACGCTGGAGCCGGGCACCGAGCTCGACGGCATCGTGAGGAGCGTCCGCGAGTTCGGTGCCTTCGTCGACATCGGCAACGGTGTCGAGGGGCTCGTCCACGTCAGCGAACTCTCCTGGGAGCGGGTGGCGAACCCGGCCGACGTCCTCCAGCAGGGGCAGAAGGTCCGCGTCGTCGTCAAGAAGATCGACCGCCAGACCGGCAAGATCGGCCTCTCGGCCCGCGACCTGATCGAAAGCCCGTGGAAGCGGGCTGCCGACAAGTATCACGTCGGGTCGACGGTCCGCGGCACGGTCAGCCGGATCGCCCAGTTCGGCGCGTTCGTCAGGCTGGAGCCGGGCGTCGAGGGGCTCGTGCACATCTCGGAACTGGCGACGCGGCACATTCGCAGCGTCGGCGATGTCGTGCGCGAAGGGCAGCCGGTGGAGTGCCGCGTGCTCGACGTCGATCCCGACGCGCAGCGGATGTCGCTGTCGATCAAGGCTCTCGCTCCGGCGCCGGCGTCCGCCCAGTCCGCGGAGCAGGATGCCGCGGAGGCCGACGAGCCAGAGGCCGTGGCACCGCCCGCGGCGCCGAAGCGGACCGGTCCGCTCAAGGGTGGCCTCGGCGGCCGGTCGGACGGCGCGAAGTTCGGCCTCAAGTGGTGA
- a CDS encoding ATP-dependent Clp protease ClpS, whose product MPDSASAAVAEPTTTVPVAQPREKPRRQPRYHVILWNDDDHSYHYVMAMLKQLFGHPHERGFKLAEQVDRSGRAIVLTTTKEHAELKRDQIHAFGADRLVARCKGSMKASIEAEG is encoded by the coding sequence ATGCCCGACTCCGCCAGTGCCGCCGTCGCCGAGCCCACGACGACCGTGCCGGTCGCTCAGCCCCGCGAGAAGCCGCGCCGCCAGCCGCGGTATCACGTCATTCTCTGGAACGACGACGACCACTCGTATCACTACGTGATGGCGATGCTCAAACAGCTCTTCGGCCATCCGCACGAGCGTGGCTTCAAGCTCGCCGAGCAGGTCGATCGCAGCGGCCGGGCGATCGTGCTCACGACCACCAAGGAACATGCCGAGCTGAAGCGCGACCAAATCCACGCCTTCGGCGCGGACCGGCTCGTGGCCCGCTGCAAGGGGTCGATGAAGGCGTCGATCGAGGCGGAGGGCTGA